Within the Gracilinema caldarium DSM 7334 genome, the region TGAGTATTTTATTGGTAAGGTTGATGAATATGATTGATGATGGTGTCTCGGCCCAGGATCTGCTGGCCGCCAATGATATGATAGCTCATGGGGATTATGAAGGAGCAGTCTGCCTTCTGGAACGAGCTGTGGCGGAGGACCCCACAGACTGTTCAGCTCTGACCGCCCTGGGTATTGCCTTTACTGAAGGGGGAGAGCACCAGAAGGCTGTTAAAGCCCTGGAACGGGCTCTGGCGCTTCAGGAAACAATTCCGGAAGCCCATGAAGCATTAGGCTGTGCCTACTACCGGCTCGGCTTTCTCGAAAAGGCTGAAAAAGCCCTGAAACGGGCCCTGGAACTGGCTCCCCAGGATGGGGGGGTACTCCGAAATCTGGGGGTGGTGCTGGACCGGCTCGGGGACTTTGAAGAGGGCTCCCGGATGATCGAGGAAGCCTACCGGCTTAACCAGTTTGATTACCAGGCCATGTATGCCCTTTCATCGGTACGTCTACGCCAGGGTGAACTGGAGTCTGCCATGGAACTTCTTGATCGGATTGCCACCGAGGACTCCCCCATCAATCTGAAAATGCTAGCCATCGATCATATCCAGAATTTAAAGCGATATCTCCGGTAAGATGCGGTGGGTACCCTGGATCTATGGCGGGACTCATGTGATCAGCCAGATACAAGCTTTATAGAAGCATCCCTTGGTGTTAGCGGGGAATACAGAGGGCAGCGTAATGGACTGATTTGTCCTCCTCTTCCCAGATACCCCGGGACGAAGCCTGTCCCAGGAGATGCGGTTTTGGAAGGGGCGCTACTTCCCAGAACCGGCACTGCAGCAGGGCGGCAACCCCAGCGGCTCCGCAGGCCGTAATGTGACCCTGCTGGGCAAGCTGTAATAACTGTGCCCCGTCACCTGTCTGTACAAGTTCCAGGAATCGGCGGCCCTGCTCAAAGGCTTCGTCATTATCATAATGGGCCGAAACATTAGTGGTGGCGATAAAAAGGGTTTTGTCCAATTCATCAGAAAAACACAATTCCAGAGCTCGGCTCAGGGCATGGATATGATTTGTTCGTGAGGTGCCGATAAGTATGGGAATGATTGAAACCTGGGGAAATGCATCGGCTATCCAGGGAAGAACTACCTCAAGGGAATGTTCAGAGAGGTGAGGTATATCATTCAGTTCAAAAATGGTACTACAGGAGAGAAGCTCATCAACCTTATTCTTATGAACCCAGAGATCTCCTATAGGGGTCTCAAAACTGTCTGATTCGCTTACATAGATCCCTTCCTGGGTACTGGCATGGAGAGGGCCTAATAAAACAACCTGTTCTATAGGACGCTTTCTAACCAAGGAAAAGGCACGACCCAAGAGAAGACCAGAAAGCTCCCATGCTGCATGGGGTACGATAATACCAAGGGGATTACAGTCGGTTCTCGTTTCGGGTCCCTGCATGCCACTGATTTCATAATACCGGTTCAAAGCAATTCGAAGAGCGGCATCTGTATCAGGGTAAAACATCCCTGCCATAACGGGACTTCGGCTTCGATGGTATTCGGCAGGACTGGTATTTTGATATTGCATGTTCTTATTTTAGGTCGTACTCTACATATTTGCAAGTAGACCAGTCAACCAGATGCTTTTTTTCAAAACCTCTTTGAAATCTTAATTATTTCAGGATATACTGTTTTTATGAGTATCCGCCTTAAAATTATAATTGTTGTTATACCGCTTTTAATTGCCTCTGTGGTGCTTGTTGGTGTTTCTTCCTATTTTTCTGCCGCTTCTGCGGTAACCCAGCTCGCGGTGGATTTTTTAACTTTTAAGGCAGAGGAACTGGAGACCTATGCTAACAGTCAGTGGAATCTCCTGGTGGATAACGGCTTTGTTGGCCGATCGGATATGGAACAGGCAGCTCAGGCGGCGGTAGAATCCTTTGGCCGCAATATTATGCGCAGTTCTACCGAGGCAATCTTTGCTATCGATAGGGATGGCAAACTTGCTCTCCAGGTGGGATCTCTCCCGTTGGGCAGCTCTCGAGGGACCTTGGAAGGGGGGGTACCGCAAGCCGCCGGTAATCTGCAAGGGGGCGGCAATCAGCAGTCAGGCTCAGCAGCAGGGGCCGCAAACCCAGTGGATCTCGCCGCCGAGGTAGCATTACTTCAGCAGACTGTGCCTGCAGGCCAGCGGGGATTCATCACTATGAAATTGGGGGGCATCGAACGGGTTGCTGTTACCTTTCCCTTTGCCCCCTTTGGCTGGCAGGTCTTTGTATCCGAACAGCGGCAGGCCTTTTTCGGTGATGTTGAAACCATCGCTCAGACGACCCTTTACATTTTAGTCGGGGCTACCCTTATCAGTATACTGTTCCTCCTTCTTATGACCAATTACCTGACCCGGCCCATCGAAAAGGTTGTCCAGGTCATGCGGCATATTATTGAATCTAACAACCTCTCTGAGCGGGTTTCTGTATTGTATAAGGATGAAATTGGCCAGCTTTCCCATACCTTTAACCTCATGTTGGAGGAACTAGACCAGGCTTATAACCAGATTAAGAAATATGCCTTCGAGGCAGTAGTAGCCCAGAAACGGGAAAATCGGATCCGCAACATTTTTCAGCTCTATGTTCCTAAAGATGTGATTGATGAGGTCTTTACCAATCCCGATAAAATGCTTGTGGGAAATAACCGGGATGTGGCAATCCTCTTTTCTGATATCCGCAGTTTTACCACCATCTCTGAAAAGATGGCTCCCGATGCGCTGGTCAACGCCCTAAACCGCTATTTTTCCATTATGGTCGATGTGATCGTTGCCCAGAATGGTATGGTGGATAAATACATAGGCGATGCTATTATGGCGGTCTTTGGGGCTCCTGTCAGCCATGGTCATGATGCCCTCGATTCGGTGCTGGCAGGCCTTGAAATGACCGAATCGCTTACCATTTTCAATGATGAGCAGAAACGTACCGGCGGGCCGGAATTTAAAATTGGTGTGGGCATCAATTATGGTATTGTTACCGTAGGTAACATTGGTTGTGACAAAAAAATGAACTACACCGTTATCGGCGACACGGTGAACCTGGCATCCCGGCTCGAAGGGCTCACCAAGCATTATCATCAGCCCATACTTTTTTCTGAATATGTCTATGAACACATACAAGGCAAGATTCCCTGCCGCATGGTAGATAAGGTGGCGGTTAAGGGTAAGACCCAGGGAGTGCCCATCCTGACCGCCCGCCGGGAGCTGACCAAAGCCGAAGCAGAGGCCTGGAAGATTCATGAGGAGGCGGTAGATCTTTATTACCGCCGGTCCTTTACCCGGTCGGCAGAACTCTTTGAAAAAATACTTACTATATTGCCCGAAGACGACATCGCCCTGCAATACCTGGAACGGTGTCAGCGATATGCCAAAAATCCTCCCCCCACCGAATGGGATGGGGTAGAGGTAATGACGGAGAAATGATAATGAAGGGTATTCCTCCGCGCCGGTTTTTTGGTCTCCTATTTCTCCTGGCGGCAGGCTCCTTTCGTCTTTTTGCTCAGGAACAATCTGCTCAGGAGCTCAAGGGGCAGGCTGTGCTTCAGGTTGATGAACGGACAGTGTTGCTGCTCTGGTCTCAAAACAGTTCGGGAATGCCTCGTTCTGATGCAGCCCAATACATGACCTACCTGATTCAGAGCCTCCGTTCTGCCCTGAATGAGGCAGGATACCCCACGGTGGATAACCTGCAGATTGATTCCTTAACCGATAAACCCTCAGAGCTGGCCCTTACCTACGGGAAGGAGCGGGCCCTTCGATGGGTATTTATACTTAATCTTACCCTGTCTGATCGGAGCCTTTCCTGGACCATCGGTGCCTATGATACAAAACGGGAAGCCCTCCGGGCAAGCGACAGTTTTTCTACCTTTCCGGGCCTTTCTGCCCTGCCATCTCTGGATGATTCAGCCCGAGGGCTCGTACAGGCATGGCTTGCTTCTATTGCGGCAGATCCAGAGGTGGTTAATTTGGCTGAATATTCCCAATTGTTTACGGGACCCCAGGATGGTATAGAGGTTTGGTATGGTCCTGCAAAGACGGGCGTTCTTGCGGGTACTCTAGAAGGAGGAACGCTGGAAGGACGTTACCTTCCATTCCCTCAAGATCAACCGCTTTTTATTACACTATACAAAGAGGGGTTCTGGCCCCGTTCTATGATACTCCCCAAGGGTGTTACCTCAAAAACAATAAAGCTTCCGGCTCTGCAAAAACAATCGGTTCATGTGTGGGGGGTAGGAACAGGTCGGGGCCGTTTGTTAGGGGCTACCTATTTCTATCGCTATTATCCCCTTCCTGATCGGCTCTTTTTCCGTTTTGATAATGCCTTCTGGGCGGGATATAACTTTACTCCAGGATCAGTTCCTTTCTGGCATGATGAACTTCGCTTCGGTATGGGGCTTTACCTGCAAGACCCGGTGGATTCAGCACTGCGCCTTGCCATCGGGACCGGTGGTTCAGGAATTATAAGCTACCTGCCAGGGCTAGAAGAAGGCTCTGTATCGACCAACCTGGATATGCTTTTGGACCCGATCTGGTTCAGCCTCGAGTACCACTTCCCCCGCTGGGCTCTTTTTACGGAATTTCGGCTTCCCTATGCAACCGGTTCAGGCTTTCTATCCCAGGGCTGGCTCGAAGCCTCCAATGGGGGGCCCTTTTTCCTTATAGGAGTGCTCTTTAAATGATGAATCAATTACTTTTTACAGGGAGGCATTGCAAAAACTACGTTCTTGCAGGTTTTTTGATACTAAGTCTGATTATCTTCGGTATTGTTTCCTGTGAGTTATTCAAAGAAGATTATTTTCCTGCCTATTTGAGTCAAGCCCAAGCAGTAAAGGATCTTACTAGTATTACAAAAGCCGCAGGCATTTCTGCATTGGCAACCGTGGGGTTCCTGCAGTTTATTCCTGTACCGGCGATTCAGAAAACCTATATTGTTCTGGGACTTCACCAAATTTCAGGGCCACCCGCCATAGTACTCCTCGACAGTTCAGATCTCTCGGTTATTAAGGCTTTTACCAATTTACCAGCTATAGGCAAATTTGCAATGCTCGATATGAATGGCTATATTGCTACGGCCTATGAGAATACACGTGTTATCAGAATTGATCCTGTTGCGTTGACATTGAATTTATTTGATCCAGTTAATAATACACCCTATTTTAGCCAAACCGGTTTTAGTCTTTATTCACTTTCTATAACAACTGCGTATCTCTGTGAGATGCGTGAAAATGATATTGCATTATCGATTTATAATAATGATTGGGCTTTCTCAATACTCTACGCGAAAGATACCTTTTTTGACAATCAGCCTGCTTCTCAATTCAGTCTCCTCGATCTGTACTACGATGGGACCAGGATCTATATGGCCCTTAATAACAGGTATACCAATAAGGGCTATATTCTTCGCTGGGACGTTATTGCTCAATTTACAAATGATTTTACTAGTGCTACATATATTGGAGAAAACGCTCAACAGATTCTTGAGGTCCCGGTTTCCAAAGAAGAGGGGGCATTCCTTACTTCTGCTGGCTACATTGTACAGTTCAATGACGATAGAAAAGGTCTCGGCCGCTATGCCATGGATCGGGACAATACCGAACTGGACCGCTTCCTTTTGCCTAATGAGTTTCGGGGGAAAATCAGCTTTGCTCCCGATGGGAGCCGTTGGCTCCTTTACGATGAGCAAAAGGGCTCCCTAGCGCTCCTTCGACCCTGGTGGTAGGTATGACACGACAAACCTGTTTAGCTCGTATACTGCATCGTTTGGCAAAAAATATATTCCCGGGTTGGTTTAAGGGCTTTTTATTGGGGCTCCTGGTGGTTTTACCGATATTACCTCTTTTTGCCCAGGATCCCTCGGTTCCCTTGGCCCTTGGACCGATAGAGTCAGTATCCCTCCGATCCTTTGTAGTTCTATGCTCTGATACAATAGAATCGTCCTGGGCGGCATCCTTGATATATTCCCTGGGAAAACTGGAGCGGGTTCGGGAAGTTTATCTCTGGCCTGAACCGGTTCCTCAGAGTACAGCCCCTAAGGTCCTTGCCGAGGCCCTCCGCTGGGCCAGCCTTAAGGACATGGGCTTTGTGCTTTATGTAACCAGGACCGCACCCGGAAAACCTGAATCCGAGGTTGCTTCCCGCGAAGGTTCTTTTGACATACACTACCGGGTGTTCCGGGTGCTGTCGGCCCAGGAGATCATGGCCGCCAGTTTTACAGCGGACCTTCCAACGGAAGAAGAACTGCGAAGCACCTTCTGGCTTCCCCTGGTGGCGGCCATGGACACCCTCGAAGCCCAGCGGAGGGCCGGCCGCCTTACCATTCGAGGTGTTCCAGGAAGCAAGCTGTTTGGTTTTACCAAGGCTCCAATACAACTTGATAACACCGGTGAAGCTACTATAACTGTAGAGATTCCCGGTACGTATCGATACAGGGCCTTTGCTTCGGGTTACGAAGCCCGTTCAGGGGTCCTTACCCTGCTTGACAGCCCATCGGTCCTGCAATTGGAACAACCTGCTCAAAGTCCCTGGTATTTTGAAAGTGGAGCCCTTATGGGGCAGTTTGGCGATGTCTGGATACACCGGCATATTGGAAATTCTATATGGTTAGGATTAGGTTTTCAGCAATACTGGATTGGGTTATATTTCCCAAACCAAGAGGATTTAAAATATACTAGTAACTATACTAATTATTTTGTTTCTTTACCGCTCTTGGAACCAGGAATTCAGGCGGGATATTACCTGAGCGATGGTCTTTCTATTATAAAGCCCTATGTCTCTGGGACCTTATTCTTGAGGGTTAATACATCCCTCTTACAGCTTGATCCTGTTGCATTTATGGCAATTTCAGCCCAAACGGGTCTAGAATATACATTACTAACAAAATTACGCCCCTTTATTGAACTTGGGTTCCGTTTTTATCCTTTCTGTGATGGTCTCTATCTGGCCGCAAGTCGGGGTGGGGAAGTCCGGGCTCCCTCTACGTTTCTATTTTCTGACTCATGGTATGTTGATATACCTATCCTGAGATTAGGAGTGAGGTTTAATCTATGAAAAAAAATGTTGTGGGACTTTTTTCTAGTATCATACTTTTAACTTCCTGTTGGCACCCACCCTTTGACCCAGATGTTTCCGCAAGTGTGCTGAGTGCCCGTAAGTTAGGTGACCCTGTGTTGGAATTCAAAGTTTCGTTACCCTATGAGGCACGGTATGGATACTTTATACCATGTAAATCTAGCTATACTCAGGGGGGGTGGATTACCAAGGAAGCTTATTCGCTGAGAATATCATATGTTACTTTTGATCCAATCTTTAAGACCGGTGTAATCCTTAATAAGGAACAGTTGAATGGATTTTCCTTTGCGGGCCTTCAGGTTTTCCCTCATCCTAATGATTTACAAGCACTCTATATAAGTCATCCTGATATTAAAGGATGGGTAAGGATAGACTCCACTGGGTTTGAATCCTATCAAACGACCGACGATCTCTTTCTTGGGGCGGGGGCTACCTTAACGTGGAGTGGAACTGAAGAGGTTGGGATCCTCTATATAGCTTCCTATGGAGATGGTGAACAAATCACGTTAACACGCCACGATATGACATCTTCTAATGAAGTTTATTATCCTCTTCCTCCCCAGTTACCGGCTGCCCCTATCTTTGCAGCCAAAAACGATTATGGTGCTTATCTTTCAGGGACCCTTACGGACGGTACACCGGTAACCTATTATTGGTTTGAAGAAGAAGGGCCGGTTCAGCTTCCTTTGGGACGGGCTATGACAGGTCTCCTTTCGGATGGCAGACTTTTGGCAGACACGGGGGATAGGCTCTATATATATGATAAGGATGGAAATGAATGCTTTGCCATTGCTACAGGTTCCCTTAAATTTTCTTTTGAACGATACGATGCAGTAAATAGCCGGTGGGTGTCTGTGTTTACGAGAACCCTCCAAATTGCAGCATCCAATAATGATGAATGGGATTATCTTATATCTATCTATGAGATACCTACTGCGGATTTGGAAAAGCTCAAGCTGTAGCGAGTACGGATGAAAAAAGACAACCGCCGTCATTCGGCGATTGAGCCAGGCAATCTTAATCTCTGAAAAGGGTTTCACCCTTTACGAGCCAGGAAAAACCGAAGGCCCAGAGGGCCAGGGTCTCCAGGATGAGCACCGGTGCCCAGTGTCGCAGGAAGGTATACTGCAGGAATAGCATATACAGCACTATTCCCGCAAGGCTGGCTATGATAATAATGCCGCAAACCCGGTAAATAGTATTTCGGGCAAGCTTTTGTGGTCCCGGTATTTTAGTTCCGGTTTTTGTAAACAGAAAATATGAATTATAGGCTAACAAGAGAAAAAACAGAAATGCCCATGCCAGGTGCAGGGTTCCTGATATAGCTGGCGGCAGTTGAAATACCCCCAGCGGCCGGGTATCATCGATGTGAGCTATGGTGGGGAACAGGGCAACACCGATAGCAAAAAGACCTGAAAGATTGGTAACCCAGTTATCTATCGAATCGTATCCTTTATAACTTATTAAAAAGAGACCCACTGCCCAAAGGATACCCACGAAGACATCCTGCATGTTGCTATGGTAATAGGAACTGATAGAGCCTAGTATTCCATTGCCTGGTTGTAAGTATCCCCCTAAGATCAGCACCACAGGCAGGGCCATACCTAATACACCGATAAGCCTTCGCAGAGCTTTGTAGGAAATAACAATACTTTTATTCCGTTTTACAGCCATTGGAGACTCCTTTTCTAGCCTTCATGGTAGACCATACCCATCGGGGGGTATGCGGCGTACTTTCCTCTAGCGCAAGCCTCGCTGGAGTGCATCAATATAGGACAACATTGGAGCATTATCTTTAAAACGGGTTTTTAAGTCCTGGAAATATCGGGTACGGCTGGTTTCATCCTTTAATTTAAAAGCCGTATCAGCTATGGTCATGGCATTATACAGGCTTTCTTTTTGACCTGCTTCGATATAGGCCCGTTCGTATCGTACAATACGATCCCGTAAGTCTGGGAAAACACGTTGAACCGAAGTATTAGTTAAGAACGTGTCAAGCTGAGATCGGGCTGCAACTAAACTACTGTTACCACCCTGAGAAAGGATCCGGTCTTCCTCTCCCTGATACGATCGGTATGCTTGTCCTAGGGCATCATATTGAGATGCGATTTGGCTTAGGCGTTGATTTTCCTGTCTGAGTTGGGCAAGGTCCTGCTCCAAGGTTGTTTGGGCAGTTCCTCCGGCGGTCTGAGTCCCGCTTCCCGTGGCACTCGTACCTGCAGTCCCTGCAGGTAGTGTTCCAGCTTGCCCCGCTAGTATCTTAGACTTTTGCCGTTCTTCTTCTAGGAGCCGTTCCAATTCTGCTATTTTACGGTCCTTTTCCTGTACATTCTGAGTTGAACCGGCTTTATAAGTATTGAGCTCTGCAATAGTTTTTTCAAGATCCGCGGTAAGAGATGCTATTTTGCTGTCCATTTCACGCATCTTTTGGGTTGTTTCTGTATTTGTCTGTTCAGCTTCCCTGATCATATTGAGTATTGCCGTATCAATCCCTTCCATGGCAGAGTTGATCTGCTCCGCATGAGGATAACGGCGCAGCAAATTGGCAAACTGTTTTATTGCCTCCGTCCAATTTCGCTGATCAAGGGCATTGTTGCCACGGCGCAAAAGAGTTCGAGCATCGTTGGTTTCCGTGGTAATTGCATTGGCTCTGTTTTGCTCTAGCGCCAGCGAGGTTAAACCTTGGGTGAGCTGAAGGCTGTCTTCTACGGAAAGTCCTAAGGCTTGTAATGCTTCACTATAGGCCATGCCAGCAGTCGTATAATCCTTGTTTTTTTGGGCCGTTGTAGCTCTGCTAAGGGCTTGTAACGCTATCTGTATTCCCTGTTCTTTTGTACCTAAATTTCGGTTCATAAAGTACTGATGGGCCTCAGTTATTTCAGGAATTCGGTTTAATGCCTCCTGGTATGCCGCAGCAGCCTTTGCAGTATCGTTTTTTTGTAAAGCGGCTCTGCCTTGCTGTATTGCAGATCGGATCGCCGCCAAGGCTTCTGCTTGGGCAAATAGTAGATTGGTATCAATACTACTCCGTTCAACTTCAAAGCGTGCCATTTGGCCAATTATGTCTAGGGCAAAAAGATCGCTGCTTCGTCGTTTCTGTAAGGAGGAATGTGTTGCTATGGCT harbors:
- a CDS encoding tetratricopeptide repeat protein, with product MIDDGVSAQDLLAANDMIAHGDYEGAVCLLERAVAEDPTDCSALTALGIAFTEGGEHQKAVKALERALALQETIPEAHEALGCAYYRLGFLEKAEKALKRALELAPQDGGVLRNLGVVLDRLGDFEEGSRMIEEAYRLNQFDYQAMYALSSVRLRQGELESAMELLDRIATEDSPINLKMLAIDHIQNLKRYLR
- the amrB gene encoding AmmeMemoRadiSam system protein B, coding for MQYQNTSPAEYHRSRSPVMAGMFYPDTDAALRIALNRYYEISGMQGPETRTDCNPLGIIVPHAAWELSGLLLGRAFSLVRKRPIEQVVLLGPLHASTQEGIYVSESDSFETPIGDLWVHKNKVDELLSCSTIFELNDIPHLSEHSLEVVLPWIADAFPQVSIIPILIGTSRTNHIHALSRALELCFSDELDKTLFIATTNVSAHYDNDEAFEQGRRFLELVQTGDGAQLLQLAQQGHITACGAAGVAALLQCRFWEVAPLPKPHLLGQASSRGIWEEEDKSVHYAALCIPR
- a CDS encoding adenylate/guanylate cyclase domain-containing protein; its protein translation is MSIRLKIIIVVIPLLIASVVLVGVSSYFSAASAVTQLAVDFLTFKAEELETYANSQWNLLVDNGFVGRSDMEQAAQAAVESFGRNIMRSSTEAIFAIDRDGKLALQVGSLPLGSSRGTLEGGVPQAAGNLQGGGNQQSGSAAGAANPVDLAAEVALLQQTVPAGQRGFITMKLGGIERVAVTFPFAPFGWQVFVSEQRQAFFGDVETIAQTTLYILVGATLISILFLLLMTNYLTRPIEKVVQVMRHIIESNNLSERVSVLYKDEIGQLSHTFNLMLEELDQAYNQIKKYAFEAVVAQKRENRIRNIFQLYVPKDVIDEVFTNPDKMLVGNNRDVAILFSDIRSFTTISEKMAPDALVNALNRYFSIMVDVIVAQNGMVDKYIGDAIMAVFGAPVSHGHDALDSVLAGLEMTESLTIFNDEQKRTGGPEFKIGVGINYGIVTVGNIGCDKKMNYTVIGDTVNLASRLEGLTKHYHQPILFSEYVYEHIQGKIPCRMVDKVAVKGKTQGVPILTARRELTKAEAEAWKIHEEAVDLYYRRSFTRSAELFEKILTILPEDDIALQYLERCQRYAKNPPPTEWDGVEVMTEK